One region of Akkermansiaceae bacterium genomic DNA includes:
- a CDS encoding TPM domain-containing protein: MEHFITDEEELLLIQAIREQEARTSAEIRVCVTDRVVFRPKRYAWRVFERNGMRNTANRNAALIVMMPRVKQIVILGDAGLDAMVPADYWDKAVAAMVKGMHDHGPLASLQEGLRGLGDVLSKHWPRGEGDRNELPDELLRD; this comes from the coding sequence ATGGAACATTTCATCACGGACGAAGAGGAGTTGCTGCTGATCCAGGCGATCCGGGAGCAGGAGGCACGCACCAGCGCGGAGATCCGTGTGTGTGTGACCGACCGCGTGGTGTTCCGGCCGAAGCGGTATGCCTGGCGGGTCTTCGAAAGGAATGGCATGAGGAACACCGCGAACCGGAATGCCGCGTTGATCGTGATGATGCCGCGCGTGAAACAGATCGTGATCCTCGGGGATGCCGGTCTCGATGCCATGGTGCCCGCGGACTACTGGGACAAGGCGGTCGCCGCGATGGTGAAAGGGATGCATGACCATGGCCCGCTCGCCTCCCTGCAGGAAGGGTTGCGCGGCCTGGGGGATGTCCTCAGCAAGCACTGGCCCCGGGGAGAGGGAGACCGGAACGAACTGCCGGATGAACTTCTCCGGGATTGA
- a CDS encoding TM2 domain-containing protein — protein MTTRGDTHSKTIGYLTWLFGFTGSHRFYYGKPVTGVIWFFTFGLLFIGWIIDLFLIPSMDRQADHRFTAGRYDYSVAWILQTFLGTFGIHRFYLGKIVSGIVWLLTFGLFGIGYLYDFCTLNSQVDERNRAA, from the coding sequence GCAAGACGATCGGTTACCTGACCTGGCTTTTCGGTTTCACAGGCTCGCACCGCTTTTACTACGGAAAACCGGTGACCGGTGTGATCTGGTTTTTCACCTTCGGCCTGCTGTTCATCGGCTGGATCATCGACCTTTTCCTGATCCCCTCCATGGACCGCCAGGCGGACCATCGCTTCACGGCAGGGCGCTATGACTATTCGGTCGCATGGATTCTCCAGACTTTCCTGGGAACCTTCGGCATCCATCGGTTCTACCTTGGAAAAATTGTCAGCGGCATCGTCTGGTTGCTCACCTTCGGCCTGTTCGGCATCGGTTATCTGTACGACTTCTGCACGCTGAACAGCCAGGTGGATGAGCGCAACCGGGCGGCTTGA